Genomic segment of Truepera radiovictrix DSM 17093:
CCCGAGGGGCGACTTTTTTGTGGCGGCTTTAGCGGCCCGCGGTGTTTACCTGCCCCAAACACGGTTTTTGTGAGGTTGACCTTGTATCTTTCCCAAAAGGCGCTCCGGCGCACGGAGCTACGGTGATCGGCGACGAACTCCGCATCTTCTGCGGCGGGGCGACGCCCGAGCTCGCGGCGTCGGTCGCGCGGCACCTCGGCCGCGAGCTCTCGCAAGGGTGGGTCTCGAGCTTTCCCGACGGCGAGTCGCGGGTGCAGATCGACGAGTCGGTGCGCGGTGCGGACTGCTACATCGTGCAGTCGACCTGCTCCCCGGTCAACCACAACTTGATGGAGCTCTTGGTCTTTTGCGACGCGCTGCGGCGCGCCTCGGCGTGGCGCATCAACGCCGTGATCCCCTACTTCGGCTACGCGCGGCAGGACAAAAAGGTGCAGGCGCGCGAACCCATCACGGGCAAGTTGGTCGCCAACTTGCTCGAGACAGCGGGCGTCGACCGGGTGATCAGCGTCGACCTGCACGCGGGGCAGATCCAAGGGTTTTTCGACGTGCCGGTCGACCACCTCACCGCCCTGGGCATCCTGGGGTCGCACCTCGAGCAGCAAGACCTCGCCAACAGCGTGGTCGTCTCCCCCGACGTCGGCCGCGCGACCGAGGCGCGGCGGCTCGCCAACCACCTGGGGCTGCCCATCGCCATCCTCTACAAGCGCCGCAACAGCCCCACCGATACCAGCGTGACGCACGTTATCGGCGAGGTCGCGGGGATGCGCCCGATCATCGCCGACGACATGATCTCCACCGCGGGCACCATCTCGCGGGCGGTCGAGGCGCTGCTCGAGCTCGGCGCTCTGCCCGACATCCGGGTCGTCGCCACCCACCCGGTGTTTACCCCGCCCGCCCTGGAGCGCCTCGCGCACCCCGCGATCAGCGAGGTGTTCGTCACCGACACCATCCCCTACCGCGGCGACGAACCCAAGATCAAGGTGTTGTCGGTCGCCGAGCTTTTGGCGAGCGCCATTCAGAACGTCCACGACAACAGCTCGGTCAGCTCCCTCTTTCCGAGTTAGTCCCTTTACCCACCACCCAAAGGAGGCACCATGAACCTTACCGCCCAGAGACGTACCCCCGGCAAGACGAGCGACCTGCGCGCGCAGGGCCGTCTGCCCGGTGTGGTCTACAACAAAGAGCTCAACATCCCCGTCAGCGTCGAGCTGCGCGAGTTCGACAAAGCGTTTCGCAGCCAAGGGGTCGCGAGCCTCATTAACCTGCAGCTCGACGGCGAGAGCCACGACGTCTTGGTGAAAGCGGTGCAGATGGATAAGCGCCGCCGCGAACCCCTCCACGTCGACTTCTACGCCGTCACCGCGGGGCAACCCGTCGACGTCTTCGTCCCCATCAACTTCGTGGGGACCGCGATCGGCGCTCGCGAAGGGGGGCAAGTGGACGCGCAGCGCCACCAGGTGCACATCCGCATCCTGCCGCGCCTTATCCCCAACCACATCGACGTCGACGTGAGCGCCCTCGCGATCAACGACTCGCTGCACCTTAAGGACGTCCTGTCGGCGCTGCCGAGCGAGGCGGAGGTGCTCGACGACCTCGAGGAGACGCTGATCACCATCTTGCCGCCGCGCGCCGAAGAGCCCGAAGAGCCCGCCCAAGCGGCTGAACCCGAGGTCATCGGCGAGGACGGCGACAGCGACGACGGTGACGACGCCGCCGCGTAAGCGCCCGCGGCTTATCGTCGGGCTCGGCAACCCCGGTCCGCAGTACGAGAACACCCGGCACAACGCCGGGTTTCTCGTTGTCGACCTTTTAGCCGCGCGCCACGGCGTCGCCTGGCGCAAGGAGCGGCAAGCGGAGGTCGGGCGCTGGGGCGACGTCACGCTCCTGAAACCGCTGACCTTTATGAACCTCTCGGGGGCCGCCGTGCAGGCGCAGATGACGAAGCTGAGGCTCTCCCCCGCCGAGCTGCTCGTCGTTCACGACGACCTCGACTTGCCGCTCGGGCGGCTGCGGCTGCGCGCGGGCGGGAGCGCCGGCGGGCAGCGCGGGGTGCAAGACACCATCTACCGGCTCGGCCCCGACTTTACCCGCCTCAAGGTCGGCATCTCTCGGCCACCCGCGGGTTGGAAGGTCGAGAACTGGGTGCTCAGCCGCTTTCGCGAGGAGGAGCGGGCGCTCGTCGAAGCGGTCGTCGCGCACGCCGCCGACGCCGTCGAGGTGCTTTTGGAGGCGGGCCTAGAGGCGGCGATGGCGCGCTTTAACGGGCTCGACTTGCGGCCAGAGGCGGGTGCGCAAGCACACTAAACGGGTACGTCCGCGGTCTCCTGCAGCCACGCCTGGACGCGCGCCCGAATTTCGTCGCGCACCTCGCGAAACGTCTCTAACGTCGCCGCTTCGGGGCCCTCAAAGGCGGCGGGGTCCTCGAACGACCAGTGGCGGTACTTGACGGTGCCGGGGAAGACGCGCGGGCAGTTCGCCTCGGCCTCACCGCACACCGTGATGACGTAGTCGAGGCGCTCGCGGCCGAGAAACTCCCTGACGCTCTTTGAGCGCGCCCCCTCTAGGCTGATACCCAGCTCCGCCATCACGCGCACCGTGTAGGGGTTGACGCCTTTCGGCTGCAACCCGGCGCTGTGCGCTACGAAGCGCTCACCCGCGTGCTCGTTGACAAACGCTTCGGCCATCAAGCTGCGCGCCGAGTTGCCGGTACAGAGAAAAAGGACGTGGGTTTTGCGGCCGTTCATACCTGCTCTCCTCTCTCGAGGGGGTGCCCCCTCGACGTCGCCCTGCCTACCTCCGCCAAGGGGTCCGTCCGGCGCGTCCACAGGTACTGCGCGCTCAGAGCCGCCGCGACGGCGCCCAAGCAGGGCCCCACCCAGTAGACCCAGTGCGCGCCCCACTCGCCGCTAACGAGCGCGGGGCCAAAGCTGCGCGCGGGGTTCATCGAAGCGCCCGTCAGGCTGCCCCCGGCGAGCGCCCCTGCGCCCACCGTCAGACCGATGTAGAGCCCGTCCATGGCGTGCTTGCGGATGACGATGCTGGCGATGACGAACACCAGAAAAAAGGTCAAAACGGCCTCGACGCCGACACCCGCCCACGGGCTCAATCCGGGCGCGAGCCGCGTCGCGCCGTAAGCGACCCCCTCCAAGCGGTCGGCGCCGCCCCAGAGCGAAAGGGCGCTTACCGCGACGACCCCCGCCGCGAGCTGCGCGCTCCAGTAGAGCGGCACCTCGGCGAGGCGCGTGCGCCGCATCGCCCAAAAGGCGAGCGTCACGGCGGGGTTAAAGTGCGCCGCCGAGATCGGGCCCACGGCGGCGATCATCACGGCGACGGCACAGGCAAAAGCGAGCGCGACCGCGAGCGCCTCCAACCCCGCGGCGATCGCACCGACGCCGACGAAGACGAGGGCGAAGGTGCCGATAAACTCCGCCAACCACACCCGCACGGCGTACCTACCCCTCCCGAGCGGTGCGCGCTGGCGGGAGCAGCTCAGCTTCCGTGGGCAGGGCGCCGCGCGACAAGGCCGCTACGAGCGCGCGGCTCATCTCCCCAACAGCGTCGCGCACCGCGCGCCAGCGCGCTAGCGGCTCCCCGCTGGGGTCGGGGAAAGCGACGTGCAGCCGCCGCGTCCGCGCGGGGTACGCGGGGCACGCCTCGTTGGCGCTGTCGCACACGGTCAAGACCACGTCGAAATGCCACGGGTCGGGGAGCTCGAAAAGCGTCTTGGAGGTGTGCCCGGAGAGGTCGATCCCGACCTCGCGCATGACGGTAACCGCTTCGGGTTTGACGCGGGTCTTTTCGGTGCCCGCCGAGAGCACCTCGAGCGCCACGCCCGCCTCGCGCGCGTGGTGCCGCAGCCACCCCTCGGCCATCTGGCTACGCGCCGAGTTGTGGGTGCAGAGGACGAGCAGGCGTAGCGGCCGTTCAGGCGTCACGGGTGACCTCGGTGCGTGCGGCCCTAGCCGCGCACGCAAAGCGCCCCAGCGCCCGCTCCAGCGCCTCGAACGTTTCGGGCAGCAGCTCGTAGTAGACCCAGCGCCCCCGCTTGTCGGCCCGCACGAACCCCGCTTGGGTGAGGAGCTTCATGTGGTGGCTGACGGTCGGCTGCGAAAGCCCCAAAAACGCCTCGAGGTCGCAGCCGCACACCCCGTCGTCGCGCGAACAGCAGCTCTGGATGGGGTCGACCAGAAACGTCAGGATCGCCAAACGCACGGGGTCGGCGAGCGCCTTGAGGGTGGTAGCGAGCTCGTTGGTGTCTTCCACGCCCCTACAGTAGAACGGTCTATCGACGCATGTCAATCTATCTATGTTTACGAACACGCGCTGTCCCCGCCACCGACACCTCCCCCGTCTGAGATCGGGGCGCCAGACCGCGCGGGGCCGCAGCCTTCTCCCCGGCACTGCCTGCGGGGCGACGCCGCCAAGCCAACAGGTTTTCACACGTGCTCACATCCTCGCACACGGCGCCTTTTTGCAGTACAGTGAGGCGTCACGCACGCGGCGCCACGAGGAGGTTGGGTATGGTCCGCTACGGAGCACACGCGTTCGTCTGGATCGGCGACTGGACCCCGGAGGCGGGGGACGCCACCATCCGCAAGGCGGCGGAGACGGGGTTCGACTTTCTCGAGATCCCCCTCCTGCGCCCCGAGACCTTCGACGCAAAGCGTCACCGGCGCACCCTCGAGGAGGTCGGCTTGGCGGCGGTCTGCTCGCTCGCCCTACCGCGCGCGGTGCACCTGCCGGAGAACCCGGAGGGCGCCAAGCGCTTCCTGCTGGCGGTGCTCGACAAGCTAGACGCCCTCGGCTGCACCTACCTCGCGGGTTGCATCGGCTACGCGCTCGGGGCGCTCACCGGCGCGCCGCCCACGCCGCAGGAGCGGGCGCAGGTCGTCGACACGCTGGGCGAGGTCGCCGAGGCGGCGCAGCGGCGCGGCATCACGCTCGCCCTGGAGGCGTGTAACCGCTACGAGACCCACCTCTACAACACCCTCGCGGACACGCGCGAGGCGGTGCTCGCTACGGGCGCCCCTAACCTCAAGCTGCACGCCGACACCTACCACATGAATATCGAAGAGGAGGGCTTTTACACCCCCCTCGTCGAGGCCGCCGACGTGCTCGACTACGTGCACATGAGCGAAAGCCACCGCGGGCTGGTCGGCAGCGGCACGGTGAACTGGCCGGAGGTGTTTCGCGGGCTTAAAGACGCGCGGTTTTCGGGCGCTCTGGTGCTCGAGTCGTTCGCCGCCATCAACCCCGACATCGCCGCCGCGACCTGCCTCTGGCGCCCCACCAACCACCCCTCGGAGGTGCTCGCCAGCCGCGGTCTGGCGTTTTTAAAGGCGGGGGCGGCGGAGGTGGGGCTTTAGCGTTTGCAGCGCCCTAGAGCGGCGTGGTGGGTACAACGCGGCACGGCGCGGCGCACGGGGATGGTACAAAGAGACCTACGCGTGGCCGGCGCGCCGATGACCGCACGGGTCACCTACCATCGCCACGGTGAGGCGGCGCCACGGGTACTTGAGGCCCAGAGGGGCGTAGGAGGGCTATGGCGCGGGCGCAACCAAGAGCAACCTCCCCGCGAAGGCGGCGCGCATCCACCAAGCGCTCTCCAGAGCGCTCGAGGGGGCGGGTGAGGCCCGGCCCCTCGAGCTGCAGACGGCGCGCCTCGTGATCTTTTCCGACCAGCACCGCGGCGCGCGGGGCGGTGACGACCAGTTCCGCAAAGCCGAGCGCGCGTACAACGCCGCGCTCGCTTGGTACTTCCGGCGCGGCTACACCCTCGTGGTCCTAGGCGACGCTGACGAGCTCTGGAAAAACGCGCCCGCCAGCGTCGTGGACGCTTACGGCTACACCCTGTCGCTCGAGGCCGCCTTTCACCGCGAGGGGCGACTTTTGCGGGTCATCGGCAACCACGACGACGACTGGCTCCTCGGCGACACCGCCGCGCGGCACCTGCAACCCCTCTTCGGCCCCACGCCGCTCACGTTTCACCCCAGCCTGCTCTTTAGCGTCCGCGACGGGGGCCGCGAGCTCGGCCGGCTCTTTTTGGTGCACGGCCACCAGGGCTCGCCCATGAGCGACCGCTGGGCGCACCTGTCGCGCCTCGCCGTGCGCTACCTCTACCGGCCGTGGCTGCGCCTCACGGGCGTGTCCCTCGACACCCCCTCTAAAGATCCGCGGCTACGCTACGAGCACAACCTCATCATGCACGCGTGGGCGGCCACGCAGCCGGGGCTCGTGCTCGTCTGCGGCCACACCCACCGCCCCGTCTTCGAGTCGCGCTCGCACCCCGGGCAGCTGCAGCAGCGCTTGGCGGCGCTCGAGGCCCGCCTAGCGACGCACCCAGGCGACCGCGCGCTGCAAGACGAGGTCGCCGCCGCCGCCGCCGACCTCGAGTGGGTGCGCTCGCAGGAGAACGAACGCCACGGCGCCGAGGGGGACGACGCGGGCCCCACCCCCTGCTACTTCAACGCCGGCTGCTGCTGCTTCGGCGACGGCGACATCACGGGGCTCGACATCGAAGGGGGCACCATCCGGCTCGTGCACTGGCCCGACAAGGAGGGGCGGCCGCGCCCGCTGGTGCTCGAGGAGGACAGCCTCCAAGAGGTCTTCGCGCGCGTTTCGTAGCTGCTTGCGACGCGCGCTCGGCGCCTGCGCGCGTCGCGGGCGCTGCACCTGGACACTGCACCTAGACGCTGCAGCTTACCCCGACGGACATCTGTAACGGGGCATCCTGTTCTCCACGGAGCCCAGCGCCTACTATCGCCTCACGGGGGAGACACCACAGCGAAGGAGAAGGCTATGAAACGTCTGTTTGCGCCCACCCTTCTAAGCGCGATGCTGTTTAGCCTCGTCGTCACCGCTAGCGCGACCACCGAAGGCACGGCCGAGGTCGAGGGCGCCGTGACGGGCGGCGAGATGGTCGGGGAGATGACCGACGTCACCGTCCAGGTCGCCGAGAGCGACACCCTGGGGGCCCACCTCGTCGACGGTGAGGGGATGACGCTCTACCTCTTTTTAAACGACTCGGAGGGGGTGAGCACCTGCGAGGGCGAGTGCGCCGCCAACTGGCCGCCCCTGTTGACCGACGGCAACGTCGTCGCCGGTGAGGGGGTCGACCCCGAGCTGCTCGGCACCACCGAGCGTTCAGACGGCAGCCTGCAGGTCACCTACAACGGCTGGCCGCTCTACTTCTGGGTGCAAGACGTCGCGCCGGGCGACGCCACCGGCCAGGGGGTCAACGATGTCTGGTACGTCGTCTCCCCCGAAGGCGAGGCGATCACCGAGGAGCAGGGGGCCAGCGCAGAGGGGTACTGACGGGGTACTGACAGCGACAGGCACCCGCGGCACGGGGCGCGCCCCGTGCCCTTTTTTGGCTCTCCCGGCGCCACGCCGCAAGGAGCTCGCCGAGAGAGCGCTTCGCCGCCCGACCCGTCGCGGGTGCGCTAGAAGAACTCGAGCATGCGCGCGTTCACCTGCGCCGCCGCCTCGTGCTGCACCCAGTGCGTGGCGTTCACAAAGACCAGCTCCCCCGCGTCGCAGAGCGCTAAGCTCGGCCTCGCCAGGCGGCGCGACAGGAAGCGGTCGCGCTCCCCCCAGAGGATGAGCGTCGGCACGCGCACCCGCAGCGGCCCCCGCAGCGCCGGCGGACGCCGCGCCGCCGCACGGTACCAGTTGAGCGCGGCCGTGAGCGCCCCCGGCTGCGACCACGCCACCTCGTAAAAGGGCAGCGCGCCGCCAAAGGTGCCGGGGCGGGAGGAGCCCGTGAGCGCCCCCCGCAGCGCACGCCAGCGCCCGAACCGCAGCAGCGCCTCGGGGAGGTGGGGAAGTTGGACGAAAAACACGTACCAGCTCCGCAAAAGCTGCTCGGGGCTGCGGCGCAGGGCCCGCCGCATCACCTGGGGGTGCGGGACGTTGAGGATGACGAGCTTGCGGACGCGCTCGGGGTGCCGCGCCGCCACCCACCAAGCGACCGCCGCGCCCCAATCGTGGCCGACCAGGATCGCCTCCTCGCGGCCCGCCGCGCGGATCAGCCCCAAGACGTCCCCGGCGAGCCGCTCGAGCGCGTACGCCGCCACGCCCCGCGGCTTGTCGCTCAGGTTGTAACCCCGCTGGTCGGGCGCGAGCACCCGGTAGCCGGCGGCGGCGAGCGCCGGCAGCTGGTGGCGCCAACCGAACCAGAACTCGGGGAAGCCGTGGAGCAGCACCACCAGGGGGCCCTCTTCGGGCCCCGCCGCCACGACATGTAACCGCACCTCCCCGACGTCTACGTAGAGGTCTTCGGCGTTAAGGCCCTCGGCGAAAAGCTCTGCAGAACCCGTCATGCCTCAGGGTGCACGGTTTAGGTGCGCAGCAAAGGGTGGGGGGTCACGGAACGTCCGAGCTCCCCGCTCGCCCAAGGTACCGAGGTTACCCCGAGGCTCGCGCATGACGCACCGGCCTAGTGCACTAGCGCCTGATAGGCGAGCCGGACAAAGTCCTTTTCGGGCTGCTCGAAGCCGACCATGTACTGGGTCATAAAGAGCCCGACGAGCTCCTCTTGGGGGTCGACCCAGTAGTAGGTCTTGGCCGCGCCCGACCAGCCGAACTCGCCGACCGAACCCGGCAGCCCCGACGCCGCGACGTCTAGTAGCACCCTCGAGCCGAGCCCGAAACCGTACCCCAGCGCGTAGACCCCGCCGATCTCGTAGGGCAGCAGCGCCGCGGGGAGGTGGTTGAGGTGCATAAACGCCACCGTCTTGGGCGCGAGGAGGCGCACCCCGTCGAGCTCGCCGCGGTTTAGGAGCATCTGGGCGAAACGCAGGTAGTCCGTGATGGTGGAGAAGAGCCCGTGACCGCCGCGAGCGAAGTCGGGCGACGCCGAGGGGTAGGTCGCCTCGACCTCCTGGCGGCCGCTTTTCCCCGCCTGCCACGCCGCGAAGCTCTCGGAGAGCGTGTGGGTAGCGATGTCGGGGTTGCCGTACATGGCGGCGAGCCGATCGCGCTTGTCGTGAGGCACCCAGAAGCCGGTGTCGGTCATCCCTAAAGGACCGAACAGGCGCTCTTGCAAAAAGTGCTGCAGCGACGTCCCCGACAGGACCTCGATAAGCCGCGCGAGCACGTCGGTCGCGACGCTGTAGTGCCACCTCGAACCGGGGTGAAAGGCGAGCGGCAGCTCGGCCAAGGCGTCTACGACCTCCGCTAAGGAACGGCTCGCGTCGCCCATCGGCTGCGCCTCACGGTAGCGCGCCCCGGCGGGGGCGTCCTCGAGGAAGTCGTACGTCAACCCTGCGGTGTGCGTAAACAGGTCGCCCACGAGGATCGGGCGCGCCGCCTCGACCTCGCGGCCGTCCGGCTCGAGCACCCGCATCCGCTCAAAGGCCGGCAAAAAGGCCGCGAGCGGGTCGGTGAGCAAAAAGCGCCCCTCTTCAAAGAGGGTCATGAGCGCCGTGCAGACGACCGGTTTGGTCATCGAGTAGATCCGGTAGATCGTGTCCAGTGTGAGCGGAAGGTCCCGCTCGCGGTCTCGCCACCCCACCTGCTCGGCGTAAAACACCCTGCCGCGCCGCGACAGCAGGGTGCTGATGCCGGGGTAGCCGCGCCCGTCGACGTACGCCTGCATAACCGGACGGATGCGTTTAAGCCGCTCGGTGCTAAAACCGACCGCTTCGGGGGTTACGTCAAGAAGCTGCACGCTCACCACACGCCTCCTTGAGGGCGCGGCCTAGGCACCTACCGCGTCGCCGTCGCAGCGCCGACGTGACACCGACGTGACACCGTGACACCGTGACAGCAACGTGACGCCAAGGCGCCAGCTCGGACCGCGTAAGACGACCTTAGCAGAACGGCGGCGGGTCGACTGCAAGAGAGGGCGACAGATAGCGAGCGACGGGTGTTGGCGCAGGCTGCAGCTCGAGCCGAAGGCGCACCCAACCCTTGAAACTATACCGTCCAGACGGTATAGTCAGGCCATGATGGAGAGCTCTGCCGACACCCGCAGCGACCTTTTGAGGGCGGCCACCCGGCTCATCCTGCGCGAGGGGGCGGCGCGCCTCACGCTCGCCGCCGTCGCCGCAGAGGCCGGGGTCAGCAAGGGGGGGCTGCTCTACCACTTCCCGACCAAAGACGCCCTTATCGAGGGGCTCATCGAGCACTACGCGCACACCTTCGCCGCGCAAGTCACCGCCTTGGCCGCGGGGGAGTCGGGGCCGCAGCCCCTGCTGCGCGCCTACGTGCGGGCGACCTTCGCCGAGGAGGGCGCCTCGAGGGAGCTCGGGGCGGCCGTCTTGGGGGCGGCGCTCCTCAACCCGGGGCTCCTCCCGCGCTTTCGCGAGCAGCTGCAGGGGGCGGTCGCGCGGCTCGAGGCGGGGGCGGCCGACCCGGCGCGCGCCACCGCCGTGCGCCTCGCCGCCGACGGGCTCTGGTTTACCGAGCTGCTCGGGCTGACCGACCTCGCGCCGAGCGCGCGTGGGGCGCTCGAGCGTTGCTTGCTCGAGCTGTTGGAGGCGCGCTAGTGGACCTCGCAGCTTACCTCGGCAAAGCCGCCACGGCGTGGTTTTTGGGCTTTTTCCCCTTTTTCGAGATTTACGTCGCTGTGCCGAGCGCGCTCGCTTTGGGCCTCGACCCCGCCTCGGCGGTCTTGTGGCCCGTCCTCGGCAACTTCGCGCCGGTCCCGCTGATCCTTTTCGGTTACGAACAGCTGATGCGCGTCGGGGCGTTTCGGCGCCTTTTGGGCGGGCGCACCTCGGCCCGCTTTACGCACCTCGTGGAGCGCTACGGCGCCCCCTTCGTCCTCCTCATCACCCCCTGGATCGGGGTGTGGCTGGTCGCCGCCACCGCCCGCGCGCTCGGCATGGCGCGCCGGCCGCTGCTTTTCTACGCGCTCCTCAGCATCACGGTCTACGCCGTGGTGATCACCGCGGGCCTCAACCTCGGCTTTGAGGCCCTCGGGGGCTAGGCGCCGCGTTCAAAGGCGGCGAGCAGCTCCAGGTGGTGCGTCTGCGGGTAGAAGTCGAAGGGCTCCAGGCGCGTGAGGCGCCACCCGGCCGCGCAGAGCTGCGCCGCGTCGCGGGAGAAGGTCGCGACGTCGCACGAGACGTATAACAGGCGCGTCGCGGCCGAGGCACTCAGCGCCGCGCGCGTCCCCTTGGCGAGCCCCGCGCGCGGCGGGTTCACGCAGATGAGCTCGGCCTCCGGCAGCGCCCCTAAGCGGCGCGCGTCTCCTTGGCGGAACTCGAGGTTGGCGAGCCCCAAGCGCGCCGCGTCGCGCGCCCCCCGAACCACGCTGCTGCGGTCGAGCTCGAGCGCCACGACCCGCTCAAACGACGCCGCCAGGTGCATCCCGATGGCGCCGCCCCCCGCGTAGAGGTCGAGGGCGAAGCGCCCCTCCCCCGCCCAACGCGCGAGCTCGGCGTACAGGCGGCTCGCCGCCGCCGGGTTGGGTTGGGCGAAGCCGGTCGCCGAAACGCTGAGGTCAAAGGGGCCGTAGCGCTGCCGGATGACCCGGGCGCCGGCGAGGCGTTCGGTTCCGCTACGAAAGCGCCCGCGCGGGTCGAAGGGGGCGTAGGCGACGCCGACCACCCGCCCCCCCTCCGGGGCCTCGCCGAGCAGCTCGTGGGCGGCGCTCAGGTAGTTGCGCGCCGAAGCGCTCGCGATCAGGCATAGAAGCGTCTCGCCCGCGTCGTTGGTGCGAAAGGCCAGCTCGCGCACCCCCTTGGGTAAGCCCAGCGCCTGGACGCGCGACCACGCCCCGTTGAGCGCGGGGGTCGCCACCGGATCGCAGCCTAGAGGCACCACCTCGTGGCTCTCCGGGCGGCGGTAACCGAGCGCGGCGCCGTCGGTGAGCGGCCCACCGCGCGCGACCGCCGGTTGGACGGCGTGCCGGTAACCCCAGGGGGCGGGCGCGGCGACCACGGGGAGCACGCTGGGCAGCTCCGTTGGCTTGAGCGCGCGCGACAGCGCGTCTTTGACGACCTCGCGTTTAAGCTCGAGCTGGTGCGCGTAGGCGATGTGCGAGTAGTCGAGGCCCGGGTGCTCGCTCGGCTGGGTGCGGTGCGGGCTCGCGTCGACGACCTCCGTGACCACCCCCTGCAGCACCCCCGCGCGCTCTTTGAGCTCTACCTTGACCCGCTCGCCGGGGAGGCCGCCGCGCACGAGCGCCAGGCGTCCCCCCGACAGGCGCGCGAGCGCCACGCCGCCGTGGACCATCTTCTCGAGCCTCAAAAGCATACCCGCGCAGCTTACCGCACCCGCTCCCCGCGGGGCGCGAAGCGCAACACACCCAGCGCTAGCCGCCCGCAAGGTCACCTCAAACCCCAGCGAAGGGAACAGCGCCCCGCGTGTGCCGTGCGATCGCTGCCGTCAAAGCGCTAAAGCGCTCACCACGTACACCGCGTACACCGGCGCAACCGACGCCCACACGCCCTGTGCGACCACAGACCGGGCAGATAGATGAGAGGCGCTCAGAACAATCCACCAAACCGCACGGGGCGGGTTTGCTATACTGCACGGCGATATGAAACGTTCCCTTCAAGAAATCGTCGAACTCGTCGTCTTCGCGCTCGTCGCCCTGTTGGTGCTCACCGGCGTGCTCTGGTTTACGGGCTGGCTGGTCGGGCTGCTCGGCATGGTCTTTATCTGGGCCGCGGGGCTTCTCTGGTCGCTGCTCCGCTGGCTCGTACCGATCGCCATCATTATCGCGGCCGTGTACGCGCTCGTCCGGCTGCTCCAACGGCAGAGCCAACGCGCCGCCGCGCCGTCGGTGACCAGCGCCAACCCGGACGCGGCCACGACCGGTGACGCCGCGCCGGCCCCCGCCGCCGCACCCGTA
This window contains:
- a CDS encoding small multi-drug export protein, which produces MDLAAYLGKAATAWFLGFFPFFEIYVAVPSALALGLDPASAVLWPVLGNFAPVPLILFGYEQLMRVGAFRRLLGGRTSARFTHLVERYGAPFVLLITPWIGVWLVAATARALGMARRPLLFYALLSITVYAVVITAGLNLGFEALGG
- a CDS encoding class I SAM-dependent RNA methyltransferase, producing MLLRLEKMVHGGVALARLSGGRLALVRGGLPGERVKVELKERAGVLQGVVTEVVDASPHRTQPSEHPGLDYSHIAYAHQLELKREVVKDALSRALKPTELPSVLPVVAAPAPWGYRHAVQPAVARGGPLTDGAALGYRRPESHEVVPLGCDPVATPALNGAWSRVQALGLPKGVRELAFRTNDAGETLLCLIASASARNYLSAAHELLGEAPEGGRVVGVAYAPFDPRGRFRSGTERLAGARVIRQRYGPFDLSVSATGFAQPNPAAASRLYAELARWAGEGRFALDLYAGGGAIGMHLAASFERVVALELDRSSVVRGARDAARLGLANLEFRQGDARRLGALPEAELICVNPPRAGLAKGTRAALSASAATRLLYVSCDVATFSRDAAQLCAAGWRLTRLEPFDFYPQTHHLELLAAFERGA
- a CDS encoding TetR/AcrR family transcriptional regulator; the protein is MMESSADTRSDLLRAATRLILREGAARLTLAAVAAEAGVSKGGLLYHFPTKDALIEGLIEHYAHTFAAQVTALAAGESGPQPLLRAYVRATFAEEGASRELGAAVLGAALLNPGLLPRFREQLQGAVARLEAGAADPARATAVRLAADGLWFTELLGLTDLAPSARGALERCLLELLEAR
- a CDS encoding serine hydrolase domain-containing protein, whose product is MSVQLLDVTPEAVGFSTERLKRIRPVMQAYVDGRGYPGISTLLSRRGRVFYAEQVGWRDRERDLPLTLDTIYRIYSMTKPVVCTALMTLFEEGRFLLTDPLAAFLPAFERMRVLEPDGREVEAARPILVGDLFTHTAGLTYDFLEDAPAGARYREAQPMGDASRSLAEVVDALAELPLAFHPGSRWHYSVATDVLARLIEVLSGTSLQHFLQERLFGPLGMTDTGFWVPHDKRDRLAAMYGNPDIATHTLSESFAAWQAGKSGRQEVEATYPSASPDFARGGHGLFSTITDYLRFAQMLLNRGELDGVRLLAPKTVAFMHLNHLPAALLPYEIGGVYALGYGFGLGSRVLLDVAASGLPGSVGEFGWSGAAKTYYWVDPQEELVGLFMTQYMVGFEQPEKDFVRLAYQALVH